A stretch of the Halorussus vallis genome encodes the following:
- a CDS encoding M48 family metallopeptidase, whose protein sequence is MCSVGARALMVVVGAASLVLYGVAALLAAEFLASLWRARRDLVTVAVLTVALTMAFSYVSYRFGTGQLLARLGATELPRGRAPEVYRRLDRLSESMGVSPPTLAVARMPVPNAMALGSTNRGFVVLDRALFRLLTADELETILAHELSHLESNDSLVQTLAYSLGQSLVWPLVLISLPAVLLGVGVARARAWLGGRPADRATAPLAEFHRRVGQVVVLGLSAFTLLLLAHSRRREFAADDRAAAVTGKPRALVSALRKIERASQPRLGPLSPLYVRGDEEGWLTELLSSHPATDERVRRLEARAERNATKIDIR, encoded by the coding sequence ATGTGCAGTGTCGGAGCGCGCGCCCTGATGGTCGTGGTCGGAGCGGCGTCGCTGGTGCTGTACGGCGTCGCCGCGCTCCTCGCCGCCGAGTTTCTCGCGTCGCTCTGGCGCGCCCGCCGGGACCTGGTCACCGTCGCCGTCCTGACCGTCGCGTTGACGATGGCGTTCAGTTACGTGAGCTACCGGTTCGGGACCGGCCAACTGCTGGCGCGACTCGGCGCGACCGAACTGCCGCGGGGTCGCGCACCGGAGGTCTACCGGCGGCTCGACCGGCTCAGCGAGTCGATGGGCGTCTCGCCGCCGACGCTCGCCGTCGCCCGGATGCCGGTCCCGAACGCGATGGCGCTCGGGAGCACGAACCGGGGGTTCGTGGTGCTCGACCGGGCGCTGTTCCGACTGCTGACCGCCGACGAACTCGAAACCATCCTCGCCCACGAACTCTCGCACCTCGAGAGCAACGACAGTCTGGTTCAGACGCTGGCGTACAGCCTGGGTCAGTCGCTGGTCTGGCCGCTGGTACTGATTTCGCTCCCGGCGGTCCTGCTCGGAGTCGGAGTCGCCCGCGCGCGAGCGTGGCTCGGCGGTCGCCCGGCCGACCGGGCGACCGCGCCGCTGGCGGAGTTCCACCGGCGCGTCGGGCAGGTCGTCGTGCTCGGCCTGTCGGCGTTCACCCTGCTGTTGCTCGCCCACTCGCGGCGCCGGGAGTTCGCGGCCGACGACCGCGCGGCGGCGGTGACGGGCAAGCCGCGTGCGCTGGTTTCGGCGCTCAGGAAGATAGAACGCGCGTCCCAGCCCCGACTCGGCCCGCTCTCGCCGCTGTACGTCCGGGGCGACGAGGAGGGCTGGCTCACCGAACTGCTCTCCTCGCACCCCGCGACCGACGAGCGCGTGCGACGACTGGAGGCCCGCGCGGAGCGGAACGCGACGAAGATAGACATTCGGTGA
- a CDS encoding HalOD1 output domain-containing protein, which produces METYLEGASWTVVERVAAAEGVEPTELTPPLGTVLDPEALDELVASLPDSTDPAVTFDYAGYEVAVAADGSVSVTPRDS; this is translated from the coding sequence ATGGAAACCTACTTGGAAGGCGCGAGTTGGACCGTCGTCGAGCGCGTCGCGGCGGCCGAAGGCGTCGAGCCGACAGAGCTGACCCCGCCGCTCGGAACCGTCCTCGACCCGGAGGCGCTGGACGAACTCGTCGCGTCGCTTCCCGACTCGACCGACCCGGCGGTCACCTTCGACTACGCCGGATACGAGGTGGCCGTGGCGGCCGACGGGAGCGTTAGCGTCACGCCTCGCGACTCGTAA
- a CDS encoding KTSC domain-containing protein gives MEAVTADGERIECDEVEEGGEGLVCFYDDRIVGYVPYDELRYVAETRVPVTSSSVRSIGYDRDDETLEIEFQSGGVYRYFDVAQETYEEFVGARSHGGYFHENLRGKYDYRRVR, from the coding sequence ATGGAAGCTGTCACGGCCGACGGCGAGCGAATCGAGTGCGACGAAGTCGAAGAGGGCGGCGAGGGTCTGGTCTGCTTCTACGACGACCGAATCGTGGGCTACGTTCCCTACGACGAACTCCGGTACGTAGCCGAGACGCGCGTGCCGGTCACCTCCAGTAGCGTCCGGAGCATCGGGTACGACCGCGACGACGAGACGCTCGAAATCGAGTTCCAGAGCGGCGGCGTCTACCGCTACTTCGACGTCGCCCAGGAGACGTACGAGGAGTTCGTCGGCGCGCGCTCCCACGGCGGGTACTTCCACGAAAACCTCCGCGGGAAGTACGACTACCGTCGAGTTCGGTGA
- a CDS encoding plastocyanin/azurin family copper-binding protein — MKRRTFLEATGVATVGALAGCTAPGQSPGETGTTGETGTTATADGNETVGGTETGTATGTQTTQGGGGGGGTTNTVRMVSQGSNYYFDPIGLFVEPGTTVSFVIESGAHSSTAYHQSIDSASVTRIPDGAEPWDSGTLTGKGSSFDHTFQTTGTYDYFCIPHKTLGMVGRIVCGEPGGVEGNPPDGNVPSEQTIVQQGAVSYSEFSG, encoded by the coding sequence ATGAAGCGACGCACGTTTCTCGAAGCGACCGGCGTAGCGACGGTGGGGGCGCTCGCGGGTTGTACCGCTCCGGGACAGTCGCCCGGCGAAACCGGAACGACCGGTGAAACCGGAACGACCGCGACCGCTGACGGGAACGAAACCGTGGGGGGAACGGAGACGGGAACCGCGACGGGGACGCAGACGACTCAGGGTGGTGGCGGCGGAGGCGGCACGACGAACACCGTCAGGATGGTTTCGCAGGGGAGCAACTACTACTTCGACCCTATCGGCCTGTTCGTGGAACCGGGGACCACCGTCTCGTTCGTCATCGAGAGCGGAGCCCACTCCTCGACGGCGTACCACCAGAGCATCGACTCGGCGTCGGTGACCCGGATTCCCGACGGCGCCGAACCGTGGGACAGCGGCACTCTCACCGGGAAGGGGTCGTCGTTCGACCACACCTTCCAGACGACCGGCACCTACGACTACTTCTGCATCCCGCACAAGACGCTGGGGATGGTCGGCCGCATCGTCTGCGGCGAACCCGGCGGCGTCGAGGGGAACCCGCCCGACGGGAACGTCCCGTCGGAGCAGACCATCGTCCAGCAGGGAGCCGTCTCCTACTCGGAGTTCAGCGGGTAG
- a CDS encoding ABC transporter ATP-binding protein yields MLGHGATDIGADGGETALHGESLALSYGEAAEPVVECGRIDLPEGEITALVGPNGSGKSTLLKALSNHLEPDDGSVVLDGREIREFGEKELARRLGLLSQENDAPESITVEDLIYHGRYPHRGFFESVTDADREAVERAIELAGVDDIRDAELGELSGGQKQLAWIAMVFAQETDVLLLDEPTTFLDLHHQLRVMEVVRSLNEREGVTVGVVLHDIAQAARFADYLVALDDGEVYDWGPPREVVTEELLADVFAVDAAVEYTPDPEIVPRRSL; encoded by the coding sequence GTGCTCGGACACGGCGCGACCGACATCGGGGCCGACGGCGGCGAAACCGCGCTCCACGGCGAGTCGCTGGCGCTCTCGTACGGCGAAGCGGCCGAACCGGTGGTCGAGTGCGGGCGAATCGACCTCCCCGAGGGAGAGATCACGGCGCTGGTCGGGCCGAACGGCTCGGGCAAGTCGACCCTGCTGAAGGCGCTGTCGAACCACCTCGAACCCGACGACGGGTCTGTCGTGCTCGACGGACGCGAGATTCGGGAGTTCGGCGAGAAGGAACTCGCCCGACGGCTCGGCCTGCTGTCCCAGGAGAACGACGCGCCGGAGAGCATCACCGTCGAGGACCTGATCTACCACGGCCGCTACCCCCACCGCGGTTTCTTCGAGTCGGTGACCGACGCCGACCGCGAGGCGGTCGAGCGCGCCATCGAACTCGCCGGCGTCGACGACATCCGGGACGCCGAACTCGGCGAACTGAGCGGCGGGCAAAAACAGCTCGCTTGGATCGCGATGGTGTTCGCCCAGGAGACGGACGTACTCCTGCTCGACGAACCGACGACGTTCCTCGACCTCCACCACCAACTCCGCGTGATGGAGGTCGTCCGGTCGCTCAACGAGCGCGAGGGCGTCACGGTCGGGGTCGTCCTCCACGACATCGCCCAGGCCGCGCGGTTCGCCGACTACCTCGTCGCGCTCGACGACGGCGAGGTGTACGACTGGGGGCCGCCCCGGGAGGTCGTCACCGAGGAACTGCTCGCCGACGTGTTCGCGGTCGACGCGGCGGTCGAGTACACGCCCGACCCGGAAATCGTCCCGCGGCGCTCGCTGTAG